DNA sequence from the Pedobacter sp. W3I1 genome:
TCCCATAGTTATTTTTTAGCTGCTCAAAAGTATGGGAGGGATGTGGCGCATCCTTACGGGAAACCGTAGGTTGGTTCATTAGTCAAGAGTTCATTGGTTGATAGTCTATAGCCGTTTTGGTAATTGCGAGGCCGGACTGAGGGAGCTGAAGCAATCTTTTAGGACAGGTTAATTGGTTGATGGTTTAATCATTCATGTTTGATAGCCTGGCGATTATCCATGCTAAATACCAAACGTTAGTTCTTTTTTTAACTACACAGATTCACAGATGCATGTTACAGAGCACACTGAGGTTGTTTAAAGCAGTAAATTCTTTTCATCGTTGAAGATCCTTCGACTACGCTCAGCATGACAACCGCGAATAAGGACAACCGCGTGAGTGACTAAACGAGATCAATCGACTCCCGACTATGGACTGAAGACTTAGGGCTCCTCTCAACTAAATCACCTTATTTGCGATGCAGTAAGCAATTAGCTGGCCATTATTTGAAATATTGAGCGCGGTTTTGATGTAATTTATGCGTTTTTCGATACTACTCAAGCCAGATGGTTCCATGTTTTTTTGTTTCAAAATGCCCGACATTTCTTTTTGGGTTTTTCCATCTAAAATGAGCGAAACAATTGTTTTATCATATGGCGTAAAATCGTGCAGGTATTCTTCTTTTTGCCTCAGGTTGGGCGAATGGTATTTCTTGTTTTTATAAATGCTTTCCAAAGCCAGTTTGAGGTCTTTTGCATCATGGCGGGCTTTAGGTACGTAAGCATCGATATTTAATTCTTTAAATAGTGTATTGGCAATTAAGGCCCTGTTTTCTATAGAAAATACCAGCACTTTTAGATCGGGCTGTATTTCTTTCAAAGCTTTTATCAATTCTCTGCCGCCTGATATCTTTTGTTTTGGGTACTCTTCATCGAAAGAAAGATCGGTAATAATCAGTTCGTAAGGGTTGCCATCTCGAAGTGCTTTTTGTACGCGTGTAAATGCATCATCACAATAAAACACATAATCTTTATCGGCTATGGTAATGCCAAGATCTGTAAGGGCGCTACGCAGCGATTTACTAACAATTTCATGATCTTCGGCGATGAGTACGTTTGTGAACATATTTATATTTTTATAAGGTTGGAAATGAAAATTCAATACGAAGCCCTCCATCAGGCCTGGTATCAAAAGTAATATGGCCCGAAATACTTTCTATACGGGTTTCCGTATTTCTTAATCCATTTTTAGGGGTTAAAACCTCCATTCCTTTTCCATTATCTACATATAAAACAGTTATACGGTCATTTTCGCGCTTAAAATTTATGGTAACGGTATCTGCCCCACTATGTTTTTTCATATTGGTCATCAGTTCCTGCAAAACGCAAAATACTTCAGCTTTAGTGTCATCGTTAATAGCTTCCCAAAGTTTTTCGCCGCCACCTTCAATCGTTATATTCGTTTTCGCGGAAGCATAAGCGTATAACATTTTCGACAGTTCAATTGAAAAGTTTTCTTCATTATGGATATCTTTATTGTCGTAAGAAAGGTCTCTCGATATTTTGTAGATCACATCAAGTTTGTCGGCCAGATCATCCTTATCTATTTCGGTTGTGTTTTCTACTTCCGACATTACCTGGTATACCCTGTTGGCTACACGGTCGTGAATTTTTTTTACGTATTTGAGTTCCGTTTTTTTAACTTCTATTTCTTTTTCCTGTTGCAGGCTTTTTTTTCGTTTTCGGTATAGGAAATAACCTAATAGCAAACATAGGATCAAAGTAGCGATTCCAATATTTCTTACCAGTATATCTTTTTGTTTTTGAATATTCTCTGCTTTGGCGTTCAGATAATCGGCCTTGCTTTTTTCCGTTTCGTAACGAATAAGGGCAAACTGATTCTTGGCTGCATTGCGGGCAGTTTGCAAACTGTCCTCAATGCTTTGGTATTTTTGGAAAAGCTGTTTTATTGTAGTAGCCGGACTAAGTTTGATTAATTTTTGAAGTGCTTCGAGCCGATCATCAGGACTATTAAGTTTTGTTGCAATTAGATACATCTTTTGCAGGTAACTAAATGCTGAATCAGGTTTTTTCTTTTCGTAATAATCGGCAAAATGGGAATAGCTGGCATTTTGGCCCCACTCATCCTTTTCTAAATAACGAATCTGCAATGCTTTTGAAAAATCTGCCAGTGGATTGTAACTGGGATTTTGAAGCCATTTTGTTTTAGCTGCATTAGAAAGTACTCTTGCGTATTCTTTCTTATCACTGATTTTTATCAAAACCTCATTGTAAATATCAATTGCTTTTGAATAGGCTCCACTTTTTTGATATGCCAATGCTTTATTATTAAGGAACCGTAATTTATACGAGTCGTTCCGGCAAAACTTTAGTGCCAAATTATAATAATTTATAGCATCGGAATATTTTTTGAAATATGTACTATTTAAGCCAAGCTCATTATAATTCGAAGCGAGGCAGGCTAGATCAGTTTGTTTTTGTTCATTTAAGAAAGATAATGATAATGTTAAGCTTTCCTGGCCTCCAAAATAGTCTCCGGCATCTGATTGTATCACTGCCATATAATTATAAGCCATCGCCACCTGTAAGCTATCTTTAGAGGTAGTGGTTACTTTGTTGAAGTAATAGAATGAAGAGTCGTTGTTTTTAAAGAAAAAGGATTCTGCTATCTCAAAATTCTGGTTTTTAATCGGTGCTTGAGTGTTGTTCTTTTTCTTACAAGCAAATACTGCCAAAAGAAAAAATAGAAGAAAGTATATTTTTTTCAAGAGCGAAAATAATTATTTACTCAAATATAAAAAAACAGGATGGTTTCTCCTTGAATATTTAGGGATTGTTTTATAGCAAATAAGTAAGGCAGAAAATACTGCCTTACTTATTATCGAGATATTTCTATCTCGGGTAGACCACAAACTATGGATTTTTTGGTGGAACATGTGAGCCTTCACCACCTGTATCGTCGCCCGGAGGGGTGTCGCCTGGATCGGTAGGATCAGTATCACCCGGATCGGTATCAGCAGTGTTTACTGTTGTTGTTCCGCCACAAGATGCAGAATGGTTTGTATTAGATGGAGTAGCTAATCCTAATAGGATAGCAATAAATAATGGAATGAACATTTCTTGAATTTTTAGAATTGATTTATTAAGCAGAGTACCCGCGAACCACTCGCTGGCCTTTCTACAGTTTGTAAATCAGAAGGCCTTCTGAAAATTTGGGAAGTGTTGAGTGTCTGTCGCGGGAGCTTTAACTGCTTCCCAAACCGGCTAATAACGACCGCGATTTCTACTCGTTTTTAACAGTCGATTCTTGCTTGGATTATTGTTTGAATCGTTGCTTGAATTAAATGTTGGGACAAATATCTTAGCTTTAAATCGCTAGTTTTCAGATAATTCCATAGATTCTAAATAATTCTTTTTAAATTCCATGAAATTCTGGGAAACCGTAAGGGTTCCAAAAATTCCATTTCTATTTTTACGCTTAAATTTTTGAAAAATGCCTGAAGATTATCAAGACTTAGTATTGGCTGTCTATAAGAAGATGAGAGATAATGGGGACCTCCACACAATTTTAACTGGAGAAACTACAACAAGATTAAGAAAAGCTTGTTTAAAGATTTATGACAATAGATATAATCCAAAAGATGCCGACATACTTTCAATGTTCTTTGAAGTAGATAAGATCGAATGTGATGATTTTAGGAAAGTTATATATGATTCAGAGCCTGATGATTACAAGGCCCTATGTAATCACATAAAAGGAGAGACAGCAAAAACAAGTGAAGAGAATACTGATCTTCTTGCCTGGTTAATAGATTTCCCTACCCAATATGAATGGATAAATCTTAGCGATGAGGAAAAAAAGCGTGTCTTTGAGGTTGCAACCAGAAAAAAGAAAAGAAACCGAACTACAATAATTGGCGGAGACGATACATCTACAACAAGACTAGTTCCGCACAATTATATTGTCATTTCATGTATTCTTTTACTATTTATTTGCGGTACTTCGTTTATAGTTTGGGAGCGTATTCCTGCAACAGTTAGAACTCCTAAATCAGGCGAGAATTCTATGTATTGGGATGGAGATCATTACGAACCCGTGAAAGATGGGGAACAAGAGCCTGGAGTTACCATCATTCCATTAAACCTTAAAACGTTGACAAAGCAAAGGAAAATTACTTTACCTGATACATTGACGAAATACTCGTTAGGCAAGGTATGGTATAAAGGTTATGGGAAGGGGCATGAGTATTTTACCGATAGTGGAATCTACCCCTCAGACACTAGCAGAAGACTAAAGCCCCTTTCAACTGAAATATTAAAACATTCTTCTTACGATAGATATTTACTTACACGGTTAGTATGGTTTTTATGTGCAGCTGTTTTTATAAGCCTCTGTGGTTTTGCTGTGAGCAATCTAGAGAAAGAAGTTAAGCAATCTGGGGAAGAAACAAAGACTGAGAAAGGAGAAATAGTAGAGTTTCGCAGCAATGAGCTGCAGGCTACTAGTGTGTAGCATCTGCAGAAGTTGGTCGGGAGTCTTGGGCCTTGTAAATGGTTTAATCCAAATATTTCAAACCTGAATTAAACCATATATTATTATTTTTATTTTCCCCAGTTTACCTGGATGTTGTTTTTTTGCGCATAGGTTTTGCCTTTTTCCATTAAGGCATTGAAGTTTTGCTCAAAGCGGGCGCCATACTTCTGGTCGATGCTGTGAATAATTTCATCTTTGGCGCTTTGGCTGCCTTTGCTGTCGCACAGTTTGGCGTAGGCCAGGTATTCATTTTTGTAAACGGGGATGACGAGTTCGTATAATTGCTGGGAGAGGGCTTTAATTTCTTTTTCTTCATCGCCAGAGGCGGAGAGCTTTTTTACCTTTTCGAGCGATTGTTCGAGGTATAATATTTTGTTATTGAGGCTGGTAGTGGCTTCATTGCCTTTCTTTTTACTGGATGGGATATCGGGATATTCTTTGGTTTCGTCGTTGATGTGGCGGGCCAGATCGGCACTTGCAAAATCGTTGATCATGTTGGTGTTTAAGATCGCTATGTCGAAGAAACGTTCTGGTGTTTCGGAACAGGCCGAGAGGAAAAGGGTAAACAGGGTTAAAAGAACGGTAAATGGTTTTGGGGACAGTGCTGGTAATTTGTTCATGATGTAAATGGTTTTCCTGATTGATTTTTTTGGGAAGGAGCAAAGATTGAGCCGTTTTTTGAGTTGGGAGTGTGAGGCCATGAGTCGATTAACGCGTTATTTCCAGTGAAGCGTCATTATGAATTAACGAAATCTGTGAGACATTTTTGCCACGGAAACACGAAAAGCACGGAGTCTTTTTTGGTGTTGAGTGTTTGGGCTCAATTCAAGCATTATTCTTCGCGCGACGTCATTCCCAGAGGTCAGTTTTAGAAAAAAACAAAGGAGTTGGGTGACCGGTAAGATAAATCGTCATCTCAACCGCAGTGGAGAGATCTTTTAACATAGTCCAAAGATTTCTCCGCTCCGCGCTGCTTCGGTCGAGATGACGCCAATTTTAAAATCTGTCATTGGTAAATGATTGGGAACCACGGAGTGCTCATGAATGATCGTAAAGCACTGAGCTTTAAGGCCCGCCTGTACGGGAATGAAGGCCGCTTTTTACCACAGCATTAACTTTATTATTTTATCACACGATGTGGTTTTTGTGCATTCTCTTTGTGCCGTCCGTGGTTAAAAGGATGGAAAACGTAAGAGGCATGATGGAATTTTGAGTCCAAAGTCGGAAGTCAATTACCGAATAAACCATTGACTAAGGAACAACTGAATTAAATACCACCCTTTAAGCTATATACCTCTCCCTGGTAAAGCCCAGCCAATAACTGCACGGCCATTTTGCTTCTTTGCCCGGTTTGGCAATAACAAACTAGTCTTTTGTGTTTAGGGAAAGTGGTGAGCGATGCAGTTAACTCGTATAAGGATACATTCACACCGCCAATATTGTCGTCTTCATGTTCGTAACTTTCGCGTACATCAATTAAAAAAACGTCATCAGCTTGGGTTTCAAGCCAGTTATTTAATGTGCTTCTATCAATTTCTGGTATGGCTTTATCGTTTTTTATGGCTGCTGGTTTTGCCGTATCAGCTGTTTTTTCGGCTGCAATTTTAAATACCAGCATCGTATTGTTCAGGGCATTAATGGTCATCAGTTTGCCTGAAAGGGTTTCGCCAATACCGCAGATTAATTTAATGGCTTCGTTGGCCATGTACAAACCCACTATGCCGGGTAAAATGCCAATTACGCCGCCTTCTACACAGTTCATATTTTCGGTTGGTGCTGCCGGATAAAGGTCTCTATAGTTAGCACTGCCCTGGTGGTTAAATACGGCTACCTGCCCTTCAAATTGTAAAATAGAGCCAAAAAGGAGTGTTTTGCCTAAAGCTACACAGGTATCGTTTACGAGATAGCGGGTGCTAAAATTATCCGAACAGTCGATCACCAGCTCATAATCCTGGCAGATATGGCCCGCACTGGTTGCTGTAAAACGTTCGTGATAGGCCCTAAGTTCAACATGAGGATTGAGTAAGGCGAGTTTCTCAGCGGCCACTTTTGCTTTTGGCTGGCCAATATCGGTATGATTGTATAAAATCTGGCGGTGCAGGTTACTCAGTTCCACCACATCATCATCTACAATGCCGATTGTTCCTACGCCTGCTACGGCCAGGTATTGCAATATGGGGCAGCCTAAACCACCGGCGCCTATTACCAGTACTTTGGCTGCTTTTAGCTTTTCCTGTCCGGCGAGGCCCAGTTCGGGCAAGATCATTTGCCTGTTGTAGCGGTTTAGTTCTTCTTTTATTAACATGATTTGCTGATTAAACTCCTGTCCCAATCTTTCCAAATGGGTTCGTAACCTTGTTTTCTGATCATGGCTGCAATTTCCTGTGCCGAACGTTCATCAGATATTTCGAACTGCTCTAACGATTGGGGTTCTACCTGGTAACCGCCAGGATTGGTTTTAGAGCCTGCACTAATGGCCGTAATGCCCAGCTTAATCACCTGGTTCCGGAAAGCAACAGTTTCACGGGTAGAGATAGACAGTTCTACTTCGCTATTGAATAAGCGGTAAGCGCAAATCAGCTGCACCAGTTCTTTATCGTTCATCACCACTTTAGGTTCTAAACCACC
Encoded proteins:
- a CDS encoding response regulator; its protein translation is MFTNVLIAEDHEIVSKSLRSALTDLGITIADKDYVFYCDDAFTRVQKALRDGNPYELIITDLSFDEEYPKQKISGGRELIKALKEIQPDLKVLVFSIENRALIANTLFKELNIDAYVPKARHDAKDLKLALESIYKNKKYHSPNLRQKEEYLHDFTPYDKTIVSLILDGKTQKEMSGILKQKNMEPSGLSSIEKRINYIKTALNISNNGQLIAYCIANKVI
- a CDS encoding tetratricopeptide repeat-containing sensor histidine kinase, translated to MKKIYFLLFFLLAVFACKKKNNTQAPIKNQNFEIAESFFFKNNDSSFYYFNKVTTTSKDSLQVAMAYNYMAVIQSDAGDYFGGQESLTLSLSFLNEQKQTDLACLASNYNELGLNSTYFKKYSDAINYYNLALKFCRNDSYKLRFLNNKALAYQKSGAYSKAIDIYNEVLIKISDKKEYARVLSNAAKTKWLQNPSYNPLADFSKALQIRYLEKDEWGQNASYSHFADYYEKKKPDSAFSYLQKMYLIATKLNSPDDRLEALQKLIKLSPATTIKQLFQKYQSIEDSLQTARNAAKNQFALIRYETEKSKADYLNAKAENIQKQKDILVRNIGIATLILCLLLGYFLYRKRKKSLQQEKEIEVKKTELKYVKKIHDRVANRVYQVMSEVENTTEIDKDDLADKLDVIYKISRDLSYDNKDIHNEENFSIELSKMLYAYASAKTNITIEGGGEKLWEAINDDTKAEVFCVLQELMTNMKKHSGADTVTINFKRENDRITVLYVDNGKGMEVLTPKNGLRNTETRIESISGHITFDTRPDGGLRIEFSFPTL
- the moeB gene encoding HesA/MoeB/ThiF family protein; the encoded protein is MLIKEELNRYNRQMILPELGLAGQEKLKAAKVLVIGAGGLGCPILQYLAVAGVGTIGIVDDDVVELSNLHRQILYNHTDIGQPKAKVAAEKLALLNPHVELRAYHERFTATSAGHICQDYELVIDCSDNFSTRYLVNDTCVALGKTLLFGSILQFEGQVAVFNHQGSANYRDLYPAAPTENMNCVEGGVIGILPGIVGLYMANEAIKLICGIGETLSGKLMTINALNNTMLVFKIAAEKTADTAKPAAIKNDKAIPEIDRSTLNNWLETQADDVFLIDVRESYEHEDDNIGGVNVSLYELTASLTTFPKHKRLVCYCQTGQRSKMAVQLLAGLYQGEVYSLKGGI